Below is a genomic region from Campylobacter concisus ATCC 51562.
ACGTCTAGCTCATCAATCAAATTTAGCTCACCACTTAGCAACTTTTGCCCACGAGATCTAGCAAGTATGGTGACATTAAGCTTGTTAGCTAAAATTTTCATAGCCGCCTCAAACTCGCCATCAAGCCTTTTATGATAAAGAAGTGTGATCAAAATACCACTTTTACAAGAGATAAATTCCACTCCAAAAAGCTTTGTGCGTAAATTTTCACCACTTTGTAAATTTTCAAGTAGCCTTGGCATGAGATGTGAAATTTCCTCGCAGACCTTTGGGCACTCATCTATAAAAATTCTCTTGCCCTTTTCTTTTGCGTGCATAGTGTAGCAAAGCTCGCTGCCCTCGTGCCAGATTCCAAACTCGGCTCTCGTGCGGTAGTGTTTTGGACTGGAACTAAACACATCAAATTCGCCATCATAAAACTCTAAAAAATTTTGTTTTACAAGATCAGTTTTAAATGAAATTTGCTCATCATAAGGAGTAAAAAGAGTGCAAGAGCCGCACTCTTTTAAATAATTGCAATCCAAATTTATGCTTCTACTTTCTTTCCAACAAATCTAACTAGTGCCCAAATCGCTAAAAATCCGCAAGGAAGCGCGATCCAAACACTAAGACCAAGAGCAACTGGCAAGTAACCAACTAGCACACAAACCGCACAAACGCTAAGCGCATATACCATTTGAGTTGAGACGTGATCGATATGATTACATCCTGCGCCCATTGATGAAAGGATCGTAGTATCCGATATCGGTGAGCAGTGATCTCCAAAGATCGCGCCTGTAAGCACGCCTGAAATATTTACGATCATATAAGCGTGCATCGCATCGCCCTCTAGGCCGTAGTTTTTGCCGACCGCATAAGCTAGTGGGATAGCTAGAGGCATTAAAATTCCCATCGTGCCGTAGCTTGTTCCAGTTGAGAAGCTAATAAACGAACCAAGGATAAAAACAGCAACTGGCAATATAAATTTAGGTGTTGAAGAGCTTAATAGATCAACCAAATATCTTGATGTGCCAAGCTCTTTGATAACAGTACTAAGACTCCATGCAAGAAGCAAAATCACAACCGTAATTATCATAGTCTTCCAGCCCTTTACCCATGTACTGATAGCCTCTTTTACGTCAAAAATTTTACGCCAAACGCCCATTGTGATAGCTACGATACTAGCAAGTAATGCTGCTTGAAATAGTGATGTAGCTGAGTCTGCTGCGCCAAAAGTATCTTTAAATGTAGAAAATGAAAGTGGATTAGCGAGTGCATTTTTAAGAGCATCGCCCTCAAGTGCAGCAAGACCACTAAAGTAAAAACTAGTAAATGCGCCAATGACCAGCACAAGAAGTGGCACAACAGCATTTGCAGCGCTTAATTTTACGCCCTCTTTTGGCTCAAGTGTTTTATCTTCAAGATCTTGGATTTGAGTTTTACCTGAGTGAAGCTCGCCTCTTCTAGCACGTCTTTCAGCTAATAGCATTGGTCCGTATTCACGCTGCATCAAGGCTGTACAAACTATAAAAAATAGTATAAAAAGGTTATAAAATCTATATGGAATTGTCTCGATAAATATAGAATAAGCGTTAATACCAGTCTCTCCAACTAACTCATAGCCCTTTTCGATGAGTGAAACCTCAAGCCCAACCCATGTCGAAATGATAGCAATACCAGCGATCGGTGCTGCGGTAGCATCAATGATAAAAGCTAGCTTTTCGCGGCTTATTTTAAATTTATCGCTTATTGGTCTCATGATTGGACCTACTATTAGGGCATTTGCATAGTCATCAAAAAATACAAAAATTCCCATGAGCCATGTTGAAATTTGAGCTGAAATGCCGCTTTTTGCCTTTTTGCTAAGCCAAAGAGCAACCGCCTTTGTACCACCCATCTTTGTGATGAGTGCAACCACACCACCGATACAAAGCACTTGAAGTAAAATTCCTGAATCAGTCTTATCAGCCATTGATTCAACGACTCTTGAAACGATGCCGGTAAAGCCTTTTACGATACCCATAAAGATGTTTTCATTGATGATATTTATGAGAAATGTTCCACTAAAAACACCTATAAATAGCGACAAGATGACGTCTTTTGTGATAAAAGCAAGTGCTATTGCCACAACAGGCGGTATAAGCGTAAATACGCCATAAATTTCAGCGTTTCTCTTTGCCACTTCTGGATCGACACCAAAAAGCGCAACGCTAAAAAAAAGTAATAATAAAATTTGTCTCACAAGAACTCCTTAAAATTTTTCTATCGCAAGCCCAGCCCAAGTCTGCGTATTTGCCATGACTTCGACCCTATTTATATTAACACTTCCGGGCATATTTAGACAATTTACCAAAATAGTCGCGATATCCTCAGATGTGATGAAATTTGTATTTTCATAAAGACTATCAGCCTTTGCTTTATCTCCTCTAAACCTAACCTCGCTAAATTCAGTCTTACAAAGCCCCGGCTCGATGTTTGTGACTCTAATATTTGTACCGACTAGGTCGTTTCTTAAATTTAAGCTAAACTGCTTCACAAAGGCCTTTGTAGCACCATAAACGTTACTTCCAGGATATGGCCATGAGCCAGCTGTCGAGCCAATATTAAAGATATAGCCCTTTTCTTGCTTATAAAGTAGTGGCAAAACTGCCTTTGTCGAGTAGATAAGACCCTTGACGTTGGTGTCTATCATCGTCTCAAAGTCCTCCACCTTCGCATCTATCGTTTTTTCAAGTCCAAGCGCCATGCCAGCGTTATTTACAAGCACTTCTATATCCTTAAATTTATCAGGCAGGCTCTCAACCGCTTTAAAAACAGCCTCTTTGTCGCGTATGTCAGCTACGATGATATGCGTATCGCCAAGCTCTGCTGCAAGCTTTTTTAGCCTATCTTCGCGCCTTGCAAGAGCGACTATCTTGTAGCCCTCTTTTGAGAGTCTTCTGGCAATCGCCTCGCCAAATCCAGATGTTGCACCAGTTACAAAAGCTGTCTTTTTCATGGTTTTTCCTAATTGAAATTTGGCTTTAAACCCAAATTTTCTAAAAATTTGATCGTCTTTTCATTTTGTTCTTTCATGGCATAGTCAAGCGCATTAAACCCAGCGTCATCAGTGGCATTAATATCAGCACCATTATCCATCAAAAGCTTTAAAATTTCTGGCGTTGCATGAGCTGCTGCATGCATAAAAACGCTTCTATTTGTGTGTTCTAGACCGCATGTATCTTCAACTTGCGTCATACCCAAATTTATCATATTCATCTTGGCATTTTCATCTATGTAGCTCTCGTTGGCATTGGCACCATTTTTTAGCAAAAGCTCACAAAGTGGCTTATCGCTAAACTGCACAGCATAAAAAAGTACACTTTTCCCAAAGAAATTTTTGTGATTTACATCGGCTTTGTTTGCAAGTAAAATTTTTACGTTTTCTATATTTTTTAAAGCAAAAAATAGCGGCGTCTCATCGCCCAAATTCACATCGGCCCCACGCCTTATGATCTCTTTTATCATGTCGCTACTTTTTTCGTTTAAAAGTGCGATATTAAGCAAATTTGTAAGCTCAGCGGTACTAAAATTTTTTGAGTAAAGCAAATTTGCCAGCTCATCGGAATTTATCCTTTGAGCCATTATATTTTGCTCAGGTGTTAAAATTTTAGCTTTATTTACACTTTTACCGACACCAAAAGTCAAAAACTCATTTACTACGCTGGTTGCATAGTAGGCTGCACTTGCAGTATCAAGTCCCAGGCTTTCATAAAATTTTACAAGCGGAGTTTGAGCATTTTTGTAAGCTTCGATAAATTTTTTATATTTTAAAAAATTAAACAAGCTCTCGTTTGCCCAGTATCTAAGATACTCCATTCTAGCGTCTTTTTCGCTCTCAGCAACCTCTGGTTTTGCAAGCTCTTTTGCGTAAAATTCAGGTGCGAATGACGCTTTTAGTAAAAGCCATCTAAACTTGTTTAAATTTTCTTTATAAACTCTATCACCAACGCAACTTTGAGACTCACTTCTCACAGCCACACTCGCATCAAAAAGCTCTTTCACCTCTTTTAAATTTAAAAGCGAACCATCACAGTAAAATAGCCCCTCATTCGCATAAGCAAGATCGTTTGGAGTAGTTTTAAAGCTCTCTTTTTTGGCAAGATCACTGCACTCTAAAGCGTGTAAATTTATCAAAGAACAAACGCTAAAAAAGAGAAAAAAAACTACTTTTTTCATCAAAGCTCCTTAAAATTTCGCGATATTGTAACAAATTTATATACTAAACTCGCTTATTTCATTAAAATTTAGATATTTATAAATTTCATCTTTATTTAAGCCAAGACTATCTTTTACTATTTTTTTATATTCATCTACACTTGGTAAACGTCCAAGTAGCGCACAAACAGCAGCTAGCTCGGCACTTCCTAGATAGACCTTCGCGCCCATACCCATTCTGTTATCAAAATTTCTAGTTGAAGTAGAAAATACCACTGCATTGTCGTTTACTCTTGCTTGATTGCCCATGCAAAGCGAACAGCCTGGCACCTCTGTCCTTGCATTTAATCTTTTAAAAATTTCATAAACACCCTCATTTTCAAGTGTGCTTTTATCCATCTTTGTCGGCGGTGCGATCCAAAGCCTAGTTGTAAGCTTGCTCTCATGCTCCAAAATTCTAGCAAGCGCCCTATAATGGCCTATATTTGTCATACAGCTCCCTACAAAAACTTCATCGATTTTATGCACTCTTTTGTCATCAGCTAAAATTTCACTTAGCGTTGCCACATCATCTGGGTCATTTGGACACGCCAAAATCGGCTCATCTATCTGAGCTAGATCGATCTCCAAAATTTCAGCGTATTTTGCATCTTTATCGGCTCTTAAAAGCGTTGGATTTTCAAGCCATTTTTGCATTTTTTCTTTTCGTCTAAGCAGAGTCTCACGGCTCTCATAACCAGCTTTTATCATCGCATCAATTAACGCAACATTTGAGCGAACATACTCCACGACACTATCAACGCTTAAATTTACCACGCAAGCAGCCGCTGAGCGTTCAGCCGAAGCGTCACTTAGTTCAAATGCCTGCTCTACTTTTAGATTCTCAAGCCCTTCTATCTCTAAAATTTTACCCGCAAAAACATTCTTTTTATCTTTCTTTTCAACGCTTAAAAGCCCTTTTTTAATCGCAAAATAAGGTATCGCATTGACAAGATCGCGAAGTGTCACGCCCTCTTTTAGCTCGCCTTTAAATTTGATCAAAACTGACTCTGGCATATTTAGCGGCATCATGCCAAGCACCGCTGCAAACGCCACTAGGCCGCTGCCCGCTGGAAAGCTGATACCAATAGGAAATCTCGTGTGACTATCGCCACCAGTGCCCACCGTGTCAGGCAAGACCATGCGGTTTAGCCAAGAGTGGATGACGCCATCGCCTGGCTTTAGACTCACACCGCCACGTAAATTTATAAATTTTGGCAAGCTCTCATGCATCACAAGATCACTTGGTTTTGGGTAAGCGGCCGTGTGGCAAAAACTTTGCAAAACAAAATCCGCGCCAAAACTAAGGCTAGCAAGCTCTTTAACCTCGTCTCTAGTCATCGGCCCAGTGGTGTCTTGCGAGCCAACAGTTAAAATTTCAGGCTCCACATAAGCTCCAGCTCTAATGCCAGGTACGCCGCAAGCCTTGCCGACCATCTTTTGAGCCAGCGTATATCCACCACCCTGCTCTTTTGGCTGATCTGGCTTTATAAAAATTTGCTCCTCGCCAAGCCCTAGAGCCTCTCTAGCCTTTTTGGTCACTTGGCGTCCTATCATAAGTGGTATCCTGCCACCTGCTCTTATCTCGTCGCTTAGAGTATTTGGGCTTAATTTAAAATTTGCCACGAGCTTTTTCTCAGTATCTGTAGGTTTATAAATTTCGCCTTTAAATGGATAAATTTCTATCTCATCGCCCATTTCTAGCTCATTTACGTTTGCAACTATCGGCAGTGCGCCACTATCTTCAGCGGTATTAAAAAATATCGGAGCTATGGTCGTGCCTATCACGATACCGCCAGTTTTTTTGTTTGGCACGCCTTCTATCTCATCGCCTAAATGCCACTGGATCGAGTTTATACCACTCTTTCTGCTGCTGCCAGTGCCAACCACATCGCCAACATACGCAACTTTCTTACCACGAGTTTTGAGCTCTTTTAAAATTTCTAGACCCTCAGGCATCTTTTTAACAAGCATTGCTTTTGCGTGAAGTGGTATGTCGGCCCTTGTATAGGCCTCACTCGCTGGACTTAGATCATCAGTATTTGTCTCACCAGGTACTTTAAAAACGACTGCGTTTATACAGGTTTCAATTGGCTTTTTATGTGTAAACCACTCCGCATTTGCCCAAGAAACAAGCACCTCTTTTGCAAATTTATTGTTGCTACTTAGCTTTGCGATCTCGTCAAAATATTCATGCACCAGGATAATATTTTTTAGCTCATTTGCTGCAGCACGAGCGATATTTTCATTGCTATTTTTTAGAGCTCGCACCAAAATTTCCACGTTATATCCACCAAGCATCTTGCCTAAAATTTTAATAGCACGCATAGCGTCAAGACCACCAACAGAAAGCCCGTCTATTACTTCACCAAGAAATTCTGCCTTTATCTTCGCTGCATCATCAACGCCAGGATTGATACGAGTTTCAAGCAAATTTATAAGAAATTTTAGCTCGCTTTGTGCCTTTTCGTCGCAACTAGACTTGTTGGCAAGTTTTATTAGCTCGCAAATTTCGCTTGTTTGCTTGGCATTTAGCGCAAGCGGTGGCACGCCCTCTTTTTCTCGCTCGCTTGCGTGTTTTTCGTAGTCGGTAAAAAAGCTCATGAAATTCCTTTATGGTTTTTGCTCGTTATTTTTAGTCTAAAAATCGCTAGTTTTGCTTGCATTTTATCAAAAAGCAAAACAAACTAAAGTAAAATTTACCCAAAATTTCAAATTTCAAGGAGCAAATGTGTCAAAAGCTTACCTAAAATCGCCTATCGGAATTTTGGAGATCATTGCTAGCGAAAATGGAATTTGTGAGATAAATTTTGTAGATAAATTTGAAAAAATTGCAGTAAAAGATGAAAATTTAAAGCTTTGCCTTGATGAGCTAAAAGCATATTTCGAAGGCAGGCTTAAAAAATTTAGCGTAAGGCTTGATATAAAAACGACTAATTTTAGAGCAAAAATTTACGAGGCTTTACAAAAAGTACCATACGGAGAAACGACTACATACGCAGCCCTTGCACTTGCCGTAGGTCATAAAAATGCCTACCGAGCAGCAGGATCAGCCAATGCTAAAAATCCAGTGCCTATCATCATCCCTTGCCACAGAGTGCTAGCTAGTAACGGGCTTGGCGGCTATTCTGGCGGAGATGGTCTACCAACTAAAATTTGGCTTTTAGAGCATGAAGCAAAGCATAAATAGCTAAAAATTTACAGCAAAATAAAAGTCCGGCAAATTTTAAAATTTACAAACGAGCATATCACGGCTCTAAATAGAGTAAACAAGCTAGCCTAAATTTTTACTTCGTAGTAATTTATGAAAATTTCCTAGCCCAAAGTGAGGCCAAATGGGGCTAGGTTTTGGATTATTTTTTAGCTACAAGAGCATTTTTTAGCACATCATCGATCGTATCTACGGCGATGATCTTCATGTCAGCTTTTACTTCGGCTGGGATATCTACTAGGTCGCGGTCGTAGTTCTTGCGAGGTATCAGGGCTGTTTTGATGCCAGCTTTGTGTGCGGCGATTAGCTTCTCTTTTAGACCACCGATAGGTAGCACTCTACCAGTTAGCGTGATCTCACCAGTCATTGCTATGTCGTGTCTTACCTTTGTATCGGTTAGTATCGATGCGATCGCAGTTGCCATCGTGATGCCAGCACTTGGTCCATCTTTTGGCACCGCGCCCTCTGGCACGTGCAAGTGAAGATCATAGCGTCTATAAACATCGCTGGCTTCAAGCTTATGCTTATCGTCATCTAGTTTTGGTACGATAGTCATCGGTACTTTTATTTTTTTGTTATCGATCAGCACTTTTACCACGCTAAATGCTATTTGAGCGCTCTCTTTCATCACGTCACCTAGCTGACCGGTGATCTGCATACTGCCTTTACCCTGGATCCTTATAGCCTCGATCCTTAGCACGTCACCACCGACACTAGTCCACGCAAGGCCATTTACTAGACCTATCTGATCTTTTTTGTCCGCTGGCTCGATTTCATAGACCTTTTTCTCTAAAAATTCTTTCAAATTTTTAGCTGTGACACTGATCTTGCCCTCATTTTTTTTAGTGAGGATATTTTTGGCGACTTTTCTTAATATATCAGCGATCCTGCGGCGTAAATTTCGCACGCCACTCTCTCTTGTATAGTCGCTGATAATTAGCTCAAGTGCCTCTTTGCTGATACTCACATCACTTGGTTTTAGGCCGTGCTTTTTAAGCTCTTGAGGCAATAGATACTTTTTAGCGATCTCAAATTTCTCTTGTGGGGTGTATGAGCTAAGCTCGATAAACTCCATCCTGTCGCGAAGTGCGGCTGGGATCATGCTCACATCATTTGCTGTAGCGATGAAGATAATCTTGCTAAGATCGATGTTAAAATTTAGATAGTAGTCTCTAAATTTATTATTTTGCTCTGGGTCCAAAATCTCAAGTAAAACAGCGGTCGGATCACCTCTGTAGCTTCTACCAACCTTGTCGATCTCATCTAAAACAACCACTGGATTCATCTGCTTAGCTTCTATGAGCCCTTGCACAATGCGACCTGGCATAGCGCCTATGTAGGTGCGGCGGTGACCTCTTAGCTCATTTACGTCCTCAAGTCCACCAAGTGCGATCCTGACTAGCTCTCGCTTTAGTGCCTTTGCGATCGAGTTTGCAAGGCTGGTTTTTCCCACGCCTGGAGGGCCTGCAAAGCATAAAATAGCGCCATTATTTACCTTTTCGCCAACGCCTCTAAGCTCCAAAAGCTCACGCAAAGCAAAATACTCTTCGATGCGCTCTTTTGGCTTCTCTAAGCTGTAATGATCGGCATTTAGGTGCTTGCTCACTTCAGTGATGGATGATTTTTTCTTAGCTACATTTTCAAATGGAATTTCAAGTACCCAGTCAAGGTAGCTTTGCAAGGTATTTGCGTCAGCTGAGTCTGGGTGCATGCGTGAAAGCTTATCTATTTGTTTTTTGATCTCTTTGTAGGCGTCCTCAGCCATAAATTTCTTCTTCGCATCAAGCTTTTTGCGGTACTCTTCAAGCTCCTCTTCACGGCTTGTATCCGCTCCAAGCTCGGCTTGAATTTGCTTTAGCTGCTCTTTTAAAAAGTACTCTTTATTTGTCTTGTCGATCTTTGAATGGACTTTATTTTTTATCTCTTTTTGAAGCTTATTTGCCTCGATCTCTTCGATGACGTAGTCGATTAGTTTTAGTAGGCGTTGCTCTAAATTTTCCTCGACAAAAAAACTATAAGCGATCTGTTTTTTTAAGCGAAGTGCACTTGAAACTAGGTCACAAACCCTGATCGCTTCAGCGCTCTCTTCGATCGTCTTTAAAAGATCAGGTGGAAAAAAATGGCTAAACTGCGAAAGCTCTCTTACTTTTTCTCTTAAAACTACGATAAGAGCGTCAGTTTTGACCTGTGATGGACGTTTGACATGAAGCATATCGACGATGCCACGGAGTGGGTTTATACCTGATTGTTTTAAAATTTTACCTTTGTCTATGCCTTGAAATAGAACTTTTACACGTCCATCGGGTAGTGGCACACGGCGCATTATCGTGCCGATCACACCAGCATCATAGATACCATCAAAATCTCTAGCGCCGTCTTGCTGAGGCTTTGTGGGTACCACAAGGATCGGAGTCTCTTCTTGTATGGCGAGTTCAAGTGCCTTTAAATTTTCATCGTCGCTTAAAAAAAGCGGAGTTATCATAAATGGATATAAAAATAGCTCGTCCTCAACGATAATAGGAATTTCAGTTGGGAAGCCTTTATTTTCGTTTATTTGCAAAATTTCTCCTATTCAAACAGTTTTCTATACCATGCCACGTCAGGTTTGATAAGATCTGAGTTTTTAAACGGCGACTCTTCAAGCTTTTGCTCGTAAATTTTAGCCGAAACATCACGACCAGTCCTATTGTAAAGATCTGCTATTTGCATATCTAGGAAGTAAAGCGCGAGTTTGAATTTAATAAGCATAGTCTCAATAAGTGGCTTATATTCAGTATTTGGATACATATAAAGAAATTTCTCGATCTCTGTTACGCTATCTTCCATAAGCTTTTGGTTACGGTTTGGCTGAGTAAATGAGTCAAAATTTGCTTTTATCTTTAGATACTGAGCAAACTCTGTTTTTGGGCCGTTGTCGCCATATCTTTTGATATACTCGTCAAGATAGTGATTTGCCATTAGATACTCTTCATCATTTGCGTGAGCTTGGGCAAGGATAAGTAAAATTTGCTCCAAAAGTGGGCTTGCTACGTGTTCGCTTGCCATTGAAACATAGTGTTTATCGGCCGCTTCAAGATCACCGTCTTTTATATCAGCGATAACCTGAGCATACCACTCATCAGGAGTTAGATTGTAAAGCTCGGTATATTTTTCAGCACAACCACTAAAAAGCCCCAAAAGAGCTACAACTGCTAGAAATTTAGAAAATCTTTTCATGCTTTTCCTTAAAAAGTTTAAATCCTCGTATTCTACATTTTTTGCTATTATTTTTGTATAAATTTTTTAAAACTATGATAAAATACGGCAACTTTACAAAATAGGAGTTAGTATGATTTTTAGTGTTAAAAGCCCTATTTTAGGCTTTGAGCATATCAAGACGATGGAGTTAATTGAACTTGATAAATTTTTTGTTAAGCTAGCAAGCAAAGATGATGAGACATCTTTTACAATGATAAATCCTTTTGCATTAAGAAGCTACGAATTCGATATTCCAAGCTATTATGAAGATCTTATGGAGATTAAAGAAAGCTCTCAACTTAGAATTTATAACATTATCGTTGTTGCACTCCCGCTTGAAAAATCAACTGTAAATTTTGTAGCTCCTATCGTTTGCAATATGGACAATATGACCTTATCTCAAGTCGTTTTAGACATTGCCAAATATCCTCAGTACGGGCAAGCTGAAATGATAGAAAATTTTATACAAAAATAGTAGCTAAAAGTTTTTAAAAATCTAAGGATAGATTTTTGTTGTTATTTAGAGGATTTGTTGTGAAGGTAGTATACTTACTCTGTTTTATTGCCACGTTTGGTTTTTGTTCACCAAGAGCTTGTACGACAGCAGAAGCAGTATCTATTGGTTGTAGTGGAGCAAATTATTCTTGCTTTATAGACGCCGAAGAGTACCAAGACAACTCTTCTAAAAATATCCCACATTGCATAAGAAAATCTGATAGAACCTGGACGATAGACACCAATAGCTTTTCTTCAGGCTTAGCACAAGATCACTATCATATTTACGTTGAGCAATTTTCTCCATGGAATCAACGATCATTAATAGGTATGTGGGATGATCACTCTAAAGGCTTAAGACAGAGATCAATAAATGGAAATCTAAATACCAGAGTAAATGGAGATATAGCTACCATTGGTGCTACTATTATGATTCCACAATACGCTGGATATAATTTTGTTCCAGATCCATCTAACGTAACAAGAACATCATCTACAGCCGATAGAATATTTTTAGATACTGGTAATTTTTCGCCTAGCAATTACACACTTTGTCAAACAACATATATTTATAATCCTAGCAAGTATCCTTATTGTCAAAATTCATCCTCTTCCACATTTGATTTTAGTGAGAAAAATACCTTTATACAAAATAATTTAAAAGGTAAAAACGTAGTCTATGCCAGGCTTTACTGGGGTGGCTCTCTTTATCAAAACTGGGCAATAAAAAATCTTGGGTCAAATTTATATGTAAGTGCTTTAAATTACATAAAAGGATATAGCAGGATTGATTTTAAAGCTCCTGGAAAAAATGTAATTACAATAGATGCTGATCCAAAAGATGTCTTTTGGTTTGGTTCATTTAGTGAGTATAAACCAAAATCAATGACTCTTGAATCATATAATCAAAACGAGTCTAATAGCTACTATGTAAAGGCTGGAATAAACTACCAATATGTAGCAAGTGCTGATGTAACAGATATAGTTAGAGATTCTCTTGGTACTGGTGAGTCAGATAGGACATTTTATGCTGGCAATATCAGATCCACTACGATTCCCTTTAGTGATGAATTTATAGACCCAAATGATGGCATATATAAGGTAAACAACTCTACTAATAGAAAACTAAAAAAAACATACGGCACGCTACTGTTTTCACCAGTTCAAGGGCAAAATGGCTACTGGATACAATCCATCGCACCACAATTTGCGGCTTGGAGTTTGGTCATAATTTATGACTTTGATGATAAAACCGCTGCAGCAAACAATATAGAGCCAAAGCTTGTTAGTATATTTGATGGACTAGAAAGACTTGCGGCGGACTGGATGAAGTCAAGCGATCCATTTGGTACTGTAAAGAGCTCAACCATAGATGTAAAATTTGAAAATATCTACACACCAAAAGCAGGAAATATAGATGCTTCGCTCACAATGTTTTCATTTGGCGGCAAGCCAGAAACAAAGGGTGAAGATATTAAGATAAAAAAAGGTGGCAGCTATCAGAGTATCACCAGCGGATATAACGCACAAGGCGATCAGTTTAACTCAACTATGACAAAATTTGGACAACTTATAAATCCAGGTAAAAAATTTCACTCTCAAGCAGACTTAGATATATTTGATATATCGGACAAAATGTCATATGCTCAAAAAGAAGCGGATATAAAATTTACAGTTACAACGATTAAAAGCTCAGGCGGTGCTAATGTTGTAAGTGCTGACCGTATAAATTTAGCTCTAGTTGGCTTTTCTTCTCGTATATATAAACCAGATGTTTGCTACATGGAATATATTTATGCAAAAAAACCTAGCGATAGTACTTTTACAAAGGTGCAAGAAAATACTCCAACAGTAGTGCCAGCAAATACTATTTTAAAAACTTTCGTTGAAGTTACAAATAATACTAATGAAGCTGCCCAAGACTTTGCGCTAAAAGCCACAATAGATCCAAGCCAAATTTATAATCCAAACTCAACTTACATTTACGCAGATAAAGCATCGCAAGGACCTAGTGATCTACTTACTATGTCAGGACAGGTACACTATAACGACAACACAGGCCTGCAGCAATTAAGCGGAAATGACTTAACTTTTTATTTAGGACAAGGTGCTGCTGCAAATAAGGGTGGAGAAATGCTAATTCATCAAGGTAACTACGCTTATGCCATATATGAAACTACCCTTAAGTCTAAATTTGAGCC
It encodes:
- a CDS encoding Na+/H+ antiporter NhaC family protein encodes the protein MRQILLLLFFSVALFGVDPEVAKRNAEIYGVFTLIPPVVAIALAFITKDVILSLFIGVFSGTFLINIINENIFMGIVKGFTGIVSRVVESMADKTDSGILLQVLCIGGVVALITKMGGTKAVALWLSKKAKSGISAQISTWLMGIFVFFDDYANALIVGPIMRPISDKFKISREKLAFIIDATAAPIAGIAIISTWVGLEVSLIEKGYELVGETGINAYSIFIETIPYRFYNLFILFFIVCTALMQREYGPMLLAERRARRGELHSGKTQIQDLEDKTLEPKEGVKLSAANAVVPLLVLVIGAFTSFYFSGLAALEGDALKNALANPLSFSTFKDTFGAADSATSLFQAALLASIVAITMGVWRKIFDVKEAISTWVKGWKTMIITVVILLLAWSLSTVIKELGTSRYLVDLLSSSTPKFILPVAVFILGSFISFSTGTSYGTMGILMPLAIPLAYAVGKNYGLEGDAMHAYMIVNISGVLTGAIFGDHCSPISDTTILSSMGAGCNHIDHVSTQMVYALSVCAVCVLVGYLPVALGLSVWIALPCGFLAIWALVRFVGKKVEA
- a CDS encoding SDR family NAD(P)-dependent oxidoreductase — protein: MKKTAFVTGATSGFGEAIARRLSKEGYKIVALARREDRLKKLAAELGDTHIIVADIRDKEAVFKAVESLPDKFKDIEVLVNNAGMALGLEKTIDAKVEDFETMIDTNVKGLIYSTKAVLPLLYKQEKGYIFNIGSTAGSWPYPGSNVYGATKAFVKQFSLNLRNDLVGTNIRVTNIEPGLCKTEFSEVRFRGDKAKADSLYENTNFITSEDIATILVNCLNMPGSVNINRVEVMANTQTWAGLAIEKF
- a CDS encoding ankyrin repeat domain-containing protein; its protein translation is MKKVVFFLFFSVCSLINLHALECSDLAKKESFKTTPNDLAYANEGLFYCDGSLLNLKEVKELFDASVAVRSESQSCVGDRVYKENLNKFRWLLLKASFAPEFYAKELAKPEVAESEKDARMEYLRYWANESLFNFLKYKKFIEAYKNAQTPLVKFYESLGLDTASAAYYATSVVNEFLTFGVGKSVNKAKILTPEQNIMAQRINSDELANLLYSKNFSTAELTNLLNIALLNEKSSDMIKEIIRRGADVNLGDETPLFFALKNIENVKILLANKADVNHKNFFGKSVLFYAVQFSDKPLCELLLKNGANANESYIDENAKMNMINLGMTQVEDTCGLEHTNRSVFMHAAAHATPEILKLLMDNGADINATDDAGFNALDYAMKEQNEKTIKFLENLGLKPNFN
- a CDS encoding bifunctional aconitate hydratase 2/2-methylisocitrate dehydratase produces the protein MSFFTDYEKHASEREKEGVPPLALNAKQTSEICELIKLANKSSCDEKAQSELKFLINLLETRINPGVDDAAKIKAEFLGEVIDGLSVGGLDAMRAIKILGKMLGGYNVEILVRALKNSNENIARAAANELKNIILVHEYFDEIAKLSSNNKFAKEVLVSWANAEWFTHKKPIETCINAVVFKVPGETNTDDLSPASEAYTRADIPLHAKAMLVKKMPEGLEILKELKTRGKKVAYVGDVVGTGSSRKSGINSIQWHLGDEIEGVPNKKTGGIVIGTTIAPIFFNTAEDSGALPIVANVNELEMGDEIEIYPFKGEIYKPTDTEKKLVANFKLSPNTLSDEIRAGGRIPLMIGRQVTKKAREALGLGEEQIFIKPDQPKEQGGGYTLAQKMVGKACGVPGIRAGAYVEPEILTVGSQDTTGPMTRDEVKELASLSFGADFVLQSFCHTAAYPKPSDLVMHESLPKFINLRGGVSLKPGDGVIHSWLNRMVLPDTVGTGGDSHTRFPIGISFPAGSGLVAFAAVLGMMPLNMPESVLIKFKGELKEGVTLRDLVNAIPYFAIKKGLLSVEKKDKKNVFAGKILEIEGLENLKVEQAFELSDASAERSAAACVVNLSVDSVVEYVRSNVALIDAMIKAGYESRETLLRRKEKMQKWLENPTLLRADKDAKYAEILEIDLAQIDEPILACPNDPDDVATLSEILADDKRVHKIDEVFVGSCMTNIGHYRALARILEHESKLTTRLWIAPPTKMDKSTLENEGVYEIFKRLNARTEVPGCSLCMGNQARVNDNAVVFSTSTRNFDNRMGMGAKVYLGSAELAAVCALLGRLPSVDEYKKIVKDSLGLNKDEIYKYLNFNEISEFSI
- a CDS encoding methylated-DNA--[protein]-cysteine S-methyltransferase; amino-acid sequence: MSKAYLKSPIGILEIIASENGICEINFVDKFEKIAVKDENLKLCLDELKAYFEGRLKKFSVRLDIKTTNFRAKIYEALQKVPYGETTTYAALALAVGHKNAYRAAGSANAKNPVPIIIPCHRVLASNGLGGYSGGDGLPTKIWLLEHEAKHK